One part of the Janthinobacterium sp. 17J80-10 genome encodes these proteins:
- a CDS encoding GMC family oxidoreductase N-terminal domain-containing protein — MTQAASNPSETFDYVIVGSGAAGAILANRLSEDGKATVCLLEAGSADWHPYIHIPAGFIKTLFNPAWTWQFQSEPTDMTNGRRIPLPQGRVLGGSTSINGLVYNRGQRNDFDQWAQLGNAGWSYAEVLPYFKRTERRSGGDDRYRGRTGALPISDIEWIHPISEAFIAGAESLGIPRNPDYNGAEQAGVGYYQRTIQGRWRMSTSRTFLWPARSRSNLSIKTNAQAIQILLDGKRATGVRYMKNRELASARDVLARREVIICAGAINTPKLLQLSGIGPEALLRDIGVPVRHHLPGVGANLSDHFSVRLVARVKNIGTMNEMVSGLGLGGQIARWLLGRPNILALSPSLVHFFWKSKEGLALPDLQGVFSPASYKEGYVGMLDSFPGMTAGVWQHRPDSRGYVHARSADVFADPLIQANYLQDPRDREVLVNGIRLARRLLQSPALAQYVECETLPGPDKVGDDELLDFARRYGVSSYHLNGTARMGPAEDPMAVVDAQLRVHGLTGLRVADSSVMPTIPSANICAATMMIAEKAADMIRGRAALAAEALPVAA; from the coding sequence ATGACACAAGCAGCAAGCAATCCTTCCGAAACCTTCGATTACGTCATCGTCGGTTCGGGCGCCGCCGGCGCCATCCTCGCCAATCGCCTGTCCGAAGATGGCAAGGCGACTGTCTGCCTGCTGGAAGCAGGCTCGGCCGACTGGCATCCCTATATCCACATTCCGGCCGGCTTCATCAAGACGCTGTTCAATCCGGCATGGACCTGGCAGTTCCAGAGCGAACCCACCGACATGACCAACGGTCGCCGCATTCCGCTGCCGCAGGGGCGCGTTCTGGGCGGCTCGACCTCGATCAACGGCCTGGTGTACAACCGCGGCCAGCGCAACGATTTCGACCAGTGGGCGCAACTGGGCAACGCCGGCTGGAGTTATGCCGAAGTGCTGCCGTATTTCAAGCGCACGGAACGCCGCAGCGGCGGTGACGACCGCTACCGCGGGCGCACCGGCGCATTGCCGATCTCCGACATCGAATGGATCCATCCGATCAGCGAAGCCTTCATTGCCGGCGCCGAGTCACTGGGCATCCCGCGCAACCCGGATTACAACGGCGCCGAACAGGCTGGCGTCGGCTATTACCAGCGCACCATCCAGGGCCGCTGGCGCATGAGCACTTCGCGCACCTTCCTGTGGCCGGCACGCTCGCGCAGCAACCTGTCCATCAAGACCAATGCGCAGGCGATCCAGATTCTGCTGGACGGCAAGCGCGCCACCGGCGTGCGTTACATGAAGAACCGCGAACTCGCCAGCGCCCGTGACGTGCTGGCGCGGCGCGAAGTGATCATCTGCGCCGGCGCCATCAACACCCCCAAGCTGCTGCAGCTCTCCGGCATCGGTCCGGAAGCGCTGCTGCGCGACATCGGCGTGCCGGTGCGTCATCACTTGCCCGGCGTCGGCGCCAACCTGAGCGACCATTTCTCGGTGCGCCTGGTGGCGCGCGTCAAGAACATCGGCACCATGAACGAAATGGTCAGCGGCCTCGGCCTGGGTGGCCAGATTGCCCGCTGGCTGCTGGGGCGTCCCAACATCCTGGCGCTGAGTCCGTCGCTGGTGCATTTCTTCTGGAAATCGAAAGAGGGCCTGGCGCTGCCCGACCTGCAAGGCGTGTTTTCGCCGGCCAGCTACAAGGAAGGTTATGTCGGCATGCTCGACAGCTTTCCCGGCATGACGGCCGGGGTCTGGCAGCACCGGCCAGACAGCCGCGGCTATGTGCACGCGCGTTCGGCCGACGTCTTTGCCGACCCGCTTATCCAGGCGAACTATCTGCAGGACCCGCGTGACCGCGAAGTGCTGGTCAACGGCATCCGCCTGGCGCGGCGCCTGTTGCAGAGCCCGGCGCTGGCGCAGTACGTCGAATGCGAAACGCTGCCGGGGCCGGACAAGGTCGGCGACGATGAGTTGCTCGACTTTGCGCGGCGCTATGGCGTGTCTTCCTATCATTTGAACGGCACCGCGCGCATGGGACCGGCTGAGGATCCCATGGCGGTGGTGGATGCACAGTTGCGCGTGCACGGGCTGACAGGCTTGCGCGTGGCGGATTCGTCGGTCATGCCGACTATTCCCTCGGCCAATATCTGCGCCGCGACCATGATGATCGCGGAAAAGGCGGCGGACATGATCCGCGGCCGCGCTGCCCTGGCCGCAGAAGCGCTTCCGGTGGCAGCGTAG
- a CDS encoding ABC transporter substrate-binding protein produces the protein MQFKRKAVALAVAATTAMGAAAPALAQISGDTVKIGMITDMSGVYADISGQGGIEAIKMAIADMGGAINGKKIEMVYADHLQKADIGSSKAREWVDRDGVDLLMAGSNSAVMLAVGKIAAEKKKVFLIPATGTGRITNEDCNPYMVHYGYDTVAAARGTSSAVVKQGGKSWYYLTADYVFGMSLEGDSAKVVKANGGTVIGAARHPLNASDFSSFLMQAQASKAQVLGFANASNDLVSAIKGANEFGVNKTMKMAVLLMFITDVHALGLQQTQGLYSTDSWYWDQSPESRAWSKRYFAVMKRMPTALHASTYSAAMTYLKAVKTLGTDDSDKVMAYLKKNPVNDMYTSNAMIREDGRLMSDLKLIQVKTPAESKAPWDYYKIVQTIPAADAFTTKAESKCAMWK, from the coding sequence ATGCAATTCAAACGTAAAGCAGTGGCGCTGGCAGTCGCAGCGACAACCGCCATGGGCGCAGCGGCGCCGGCCCTGGCCCAGATTTCCGGCGACACCGTCAAGATCGGCATGATCACCGACATGTCGGGCGTGTATGCCGACATTTCCGGCCAGGGCGGCATCGAAGCCATCAAGATGGCGATTGCCGACATGGGTGGCGCCATCAATGGCAAGAAAATCGAGATGGTCTATGCCGACCACTTGCAAAAGGCCGACATCGGCTCCAGCAAGGCGCGCGAATGGGTCGACCGCGACGGCGTCGACTTGCTCATGGCCGGCTCCAATTCCGCCGTCATGCTGGCGGTCGGCAAGATCGCCGCAGAAAAGAAAAAGGTCTTCCTCATCCCCGCCACCGGCACCGGCCGCATCACCAATGAGGATTGCAATCCCTACATGGTGCACTACGGTTACGACACCGTGGCAGCAGCACGCGGCACCAGTTCGGCGGTGGTCAAGCAGGGCGGCAAGAGCTGGTATTACCTGACGGCCGACTATGTCTTCGGCATGTCGCTCGAAGGCGATTCCGCCAAGGTGGTCAAGGCCAATGGCGGCACCGTGATCGGCGCGGCGCGCCATCCCCTGAATGCGTCGGACTTCTCGTCCTTCCTGATGCAGGCGCAGGCTTCCAAGGCGCAGGTGCTGGGCTTTGCCAATGCCAGCAATGACCTCGTCAGCGCCATCAAGGGCGCCAACGAATTCGGCGTGAACAAGACCATGAAGATGGCGGTGTTGCTGATGTTCATCACCGACGTGCATGCGCTGGGGCTGCAGCAGACCCAGGGCCTGTACTCGACCGACAGCTGGTACTGGGACCAGAGCCCGGAATCGCGCGCCTGGTCCAAGCGTTACTTTGCCGTGATGAAGCGCATGCCCACCGCCCTGCATGCCTCGACCTACTCGGCTGCGATGACGTACCTGAAAGCGGTCAAGACGCTGGGCACGGACGACAGCGACAAGGTCATGGCGTACCTGAAGAAAAACCCGGTCAACGACATGTACACCAGCAATGCGATGATCCGCGAGGATGGCCGCCTGATGAGCGACCTGAAGCTGATCCAGGTGAAGACGCCAGCGGAATCGAAGGCGCCGTGGGATTACTACAAGATCGTGCAGACGATTCCCGCAGCCGACGCCTTCACCACCAAGGCCGAATCCAAGTGCGCCATGTGGAAGTAA
- a CDS encoding EAL domain-containing protein — translation MTTAFKALSHRHRYVQAALDKILYYFAAYALPILIALLSVTAAFAWKSHYPAAGNATALAFRVIADAGAELTPQQALARLDGKAETAMFDTKLAETPFWFAFDLKRTPGAPAVAIELPSRHAQKTACWDADNLQELGRADRNQVQGALAGAKAGFALGLDASLQSSRVLCQASFVGPARLTVAQWPAAQLNANMLAFHRHSGLLEGGMIVLALFMLVTALLNRDGTYLLFSAWLLVNLRVGALSAGWDFQWLGQTIPPEWMQQSRLLTITVYFIATVSLFKALFRDDLPRVGYAWLMQGMQWICVLLLPLALIMPYAKFLPVFWISTLVGVPLLVFLLIRILLIARSPVAIWYSASIAITLGASLYEVLAAAFGWKGMLGTVNSVTAALSSSLLASLALAAQMRSEHQERLEAQAELRHNYEAMPIGLFTLDLQGRFLNANPALLAMLGYDVMAPQYNQWGQYFDHGAWSQLLDQVHVGHGAELEIRSRAQGTDGEQKRYLVKAALSRGKIEGWLQDVTEKSKADENLRFMALNDPLTRVYNRRGIEQMYESATTQLADGKPLALAYLDLDRFKLINDLYGHTTGDQVLRQVCERISGMLTGTQLIGRVGGDEFVIVMPNTTMQPAAWTCRGIIGAVSTEPYRIGDKAFQVGVSIGLIDISAGTQIKDALANADRACREAKGGHNEGLVVYEKNAKAFHDREAELKLVERLSGNSLLEGLFLEMQPIMSLKTPHESLNFEVLLRMRNADGSIIPAGRIIGAAENSGRTGVVDRWVMSTTLDWIDRHYDRLSRTRFVCMNLSGASLNDERFVQDAYAMLADNPRAAGRLCVEITESVALHDLNNTRRFIDKVRSYGVKVALDDFGAGYTSFSYLKELPADVLKIDGSFVVNMNEHPTNVAIVEAIVNLAMNLGMKTIAEWAEDHATVQTLAEIGVDYVQGFAVARPQDPARLLEAESSASFIKDDRLANFVRTLGKGETIHGQTDLLELLHPKKLH, via the coding sequence ATGACTACCGCTTTCAAAGCGCTGTCGCACCGACACCGCTACGTCCAGGCTGCGCTGGACAAAATCCTGTATTACTTTGCGGCGTACGCGCTGCCGATCCTGATCGCCTTGCTGTCGGTGACGGCGGCATTCGCATGGAAGTCACATTACCCTGCTGCCGGTAACGCCACGGCGCTGGCGTTTCGGGTTATCGCCGATGCCGGCGCCGAACTGACACCGCAACAAGCGCTCGCCCGCCTGGACGGCAAGGCGGAAACCGCCATGTTTGACACTAAACTGGCAGAGACGCCCTTCTGGTTTGCATTCGATTTGAAACGTACGCCTGGCGCACCTGCCGTGGCGATCGAACTGCCGTCGCGGCATGCGCAAAAGACCGCTTGCTGGGATGCCGACAACCTGCAGGAACTCGGGCGCGCCGACCGCAACCAGGTGCAAGGCGCGCTGGCAGGCGCGAAGGCCGGCTTCGCGCTGGGCCTCGATGCATCGCTGCAATCTTCGCGCGTACTATGCCAGGCCAGTTTCGTGGGGCCGGCGCGCCTGACGGTGGCGCAATGGCCTGCGGCCCAATTGAATGCCAATATGCTGGCCTTCCACCGCCACTCGGGACTGCTCGAAGGCGGCATGATTGTCCTGGCGCTGTTCATGCTCGTCACCGCCTTGCTCAACCGCGACGGCACTTACCTGCTGTTCTCGGCCTGGCTGCTGGTCAATCTCCGGGTCGGCGCGCTTTCGGCGGGATGGGATTTCCAGTGGCTTGGGCAAACCATTCCGCCCGAGTGGATGCAGCAAAGCCGCCTGCTGACCATCACCGTGTATTTCATTGCGACCGTCAGCCTGTTCAAGGCGCTGTTCCGGGATGATTTACCCAGGGTGGGTTACGCCTGGCTGATGCAGGGCATGCAATGGATTTGCGTGTTGCTGTTGCCGCTGGCGCTGATCATGCCCTATGCAAAATTTTTGCCGGTGTTCTGGATCAGCACCCTGGTCGGCGTGCCGTTGCTGGTGTTCCTGCTCATCCGCATCCTGCTGATCGCCCGCTCGCCGGTGGCGATCTGGTACAGCGCCTCGATTGCCATCACCCTGGGCGCGAGCCTGTACGAAGTGCTGGCGGCGGCGTTCGGCTGGAAAGGCATGCTCGGCACCGTCAACAGTGTCACAGCCGCGCTGTCCTCAAGCCTGCTGGCCTCGCTTGCGCTGGCAGCGCAAATGCGCAGCGAGCACCAGGAACGGCTGGAAGCGCAGGCGGAACTGCGCCACAACTATGAAGCCATGCCGATCGGCCTGTTCACCCTCGACTTGCAGGGGCGGTTCCTCAACGCCAACCCGGCGCTGTTAGCCATGCTGGGATACGACGTGATGGCGCCACAATACAACCAGTGGGGACAATATTTTGACCACGGCGCCTGGAGCCAATTGCTCGACCAGGTGCATGTGGGCCATGGCGCCGAGCTGGAAATCAGGAGCCGTGCGCAGGGCACCGATGGCGAGCAGAAGCGCTACCTGGTCAAGGCCGCCCTGTCGCGTGGCAAGATCGAGGGATGGCTGCAGGATGTCACGGAAAAATCCAAGGCGGACGAGAACTTGCGCTTCATGGCCCTGAACGATCCCCTGACCCGTGTCTACAACCGCCGCGGCATCGAGCAAATGTACGAATCCGCGACCACGCAACTGGCTGACGGCAAGCCGCTGGCACTGGCGTATCTCGATCTCGACCGCTTCAAGCTGATCAACGACCTGTATGGCCACACCACCGGCGACCAGGTGCTGCGCCAGGTGTGCGAGCGCATTTCCGGCATGCTGACCGGCACCCAGCTTATCGGCCGGGTCGGCGGCGACGAATTCGTCATCGTCATGCCCAACACCACCATGCAGCCGGCGGCCTGGACTTGCCGCGGCATCATCGGCGCGGTCAGCACCGAACCCTACCGCATCGGCGACAAGGCATTCCAGGTCGGCGTTTCCATCGGCCTGATCGACATCAGCGCCGGCACCCAGATCAAGGATGCCCTGGCCAACGCCGACCGCGCCTGCCGCGAAGCCAAGGGCGGCCATAACGAAGGCCTGGTGGTGTACGAGAAAAACGCCAAGGCGTTCCATGACCGCGAAGCCGAGCTGAAACTGGTCGAGCGCCTTTCCGGCAACAGCCTGCTGGAAGGACTGTTCCTCGAAATGCAACCGATCATGTCGCTGAAAACGCCGCACGAGTCGCTCAATTTCGAAGTGCTGCTGCGCATGCGCAATGCCGACGGCAGCATCATCCCGGCCGGCCGCATCATCGGGGCAGCCGAAAACAGCGGCCGCACCGGCGTGGTGGACCGCTGGGTGATGTCCACAACGCTGGACTGGATCGACCGCCATTACGACCGCTTGAGCCGCACCCGCTTTGTCTGCATGAACCTGAGCGGCGCATCGCTCAACGACGAGCGCTTCGTGCAGGATGCGTATGCCATGCTGGCGGATAACCCCCGCGCCGCCGGACGCCTGTGCGTCGAGATTACCGAAAGCGTCGCGCTGCACGATCTCAACAATACGCGGCGCTTCATCGACAAGGTGCGCAGCTACGGCGTCAAGGTCGCACTGGATGATTTCGGCGCCGGCTATACATCCTTCTCCTACCTGAAGGAATTGCCTGCCGACGTACTGAAAATCGACGGCAGCTTCGTCGTCAACATGAACGAGCACCCGACCAACGTGGCCATCGTGGAAGCGATCGTCAACCTGGCGATGAACCTTGGCATGAAAACCATTGCCGAGTGGGCGGAAGACCATGCCACGGTGCAAACGCTGGCGGAAATCGGCGTCGATTACGTGCAAGGCTTCGCCGTGGCGCGGCCACAGGATCCGGCGAGATTGCTGGAAGCGGAATCGTCGGCCAGCTTCATCAAGGATGACCGCCTGGCCAACTTCGTACGCACGCTGGGCAAGGGCGAAACGATCCATGGCCAGACCGATTTGCTGGAACTGCTGCACCCCAAGAAGCTGCATTGA
- a CDS encoding DMT family transporter has protein sequence MKFLLTEWPPLFARGCAGVIAAMAIACIAACLGQSLHVPRAQIIRLVVSAFINVFAWMGFSTLSMRWLHAGQAALLVYTMPVWATLLAWPLLGKRPSATSLGGLALCIGGVGLLFGGHELALGVDKLPGVLFALGAAILFALGTVAVAPLALPPLTSLAWQLALGCAPMLMYGLLVEKPDFGAISPAGIGVMIYMTIVPMAVCYLTWFAALRRLPPATASVATLLTPVIGVGAAALALGEPLGGREAAAIGMTLAGIALAMRKG, from the coding sequence ATGAAATTTCTCCTGACCGAATGGCCTCCGCTGTTTGCCCGGGGTTGCGCTGGCGTGATCGCAGCCATGGCGATCGCCTGTATTGCGGCTTGTCTTGGGCAATCCCTGCACGTGCCCCGCGCGCAAATCATCCGGCTCGTTGTCAGCGCCTTTATCAATGTATTCGCGTGGATGGGGTTCTCGACATTGTCGATGCGCTGGCTGCACGCCGGCCAAGCAGCGCTGCTGGTCTATACCATGCCGGTCTGGGCGACTCTATTGGCCTGGCCTCTACTCGGCAAGCGCCCCAGTGCAACCAGCCTTGGCGGACTGGCCCTGTGTATTGGCGGCGTTGGCCTGCTGTTCGGCGGCCATGAACTGGCGCTCGGCGTCGACAAGCTGCCGGGCGTCCTGTTTGCCTTGGGTGCCGCCATCCTGTTCGCCCTGGGAACGGTCGCAGTGGCGCCGCTGGCGTTGCCCCCCCTGACCAGCCTGGCCTGGCAACTGGCCTTGGGTTGCGCACCGATGCTGATGTACGGCCTGCTGGTCGAAAAGCCAGATTTTGGTGCCATCAGCCCCGCCGGCATCGGCGTAATGATTTACATGACCATTGTACCCATGGCGGTGTGTTACCTGACGTGGTTCGCGGCGCTACGCCGATTGCCGCCAGCCACCGCATCCGTCGCCACCCTGCTGACGCCGGTCATCGGTGTAGGTGCAGCCGCGCTGGCGCTGGGTGAGCCGCTCGGTGGCCGCGAAGCCGCCGCAATCGGCATGACCCTGGCCGGCATTGCGCTAGCCATGCGCAAAGGCTGA
- a CDS encoding flagellar brake protein, with product MTSGVNFDGIDERFFVHGRMEILALLNEFIYRHEPFHVHFGVAERIVTHLLEARDQALVFEVAEVAAANQRLASASSCTFLACPDGIRVQFAAGPAQPVSWGGSAAFSVPLPSRLARLQRQESFRVVLPHAQAPQVSLHASDGTLLGAWPLHDLSAGGISVALNSQVELGLAPQVARVHLVLDGHGIIDSAVNLRHATALTQGRGGMAFRIGLGFSGMPDAMRVAIQRYIIDVEHARRNAHVSFGTEG from the coding sequence TTGACTTCAGGCGTGAATTTCGACGGCATCGATGAGCGGTTCTTTGTACATGGCCGTATGGAGATCCTTGCCCTTCTGAACGAGTTTATTTATCGACACGAACCATTTCACGTGCATTTCGGCGTCGCCGAGCGCATCGTCACGCACCTGCTGGAGGCGCGCGATCAAGCCCTGGTATTCGAAGTCGCCGAGGTTGCGGCGGCCAATCAGCGTCTGGCGTCAGCATCGTCCTGCACCTTTCTTGCCTGCCCGGATGGCATTCGGGTGCAGTTTGCCGCAGGGCCGGCACAGCCAGTGTCCTGGGGCGGCAGCGCCGCGTTCAGTGTGCCGCTTCCCTCCCGCCTGGCGCGGCTGCAGCGGCAAGAGAGTTTTCGCGTGGTCTTGCCGCATGCTCAGGCGCCGCAGGTATCGTTGCATGCAAGCGATGGCACTCTGCTGGGTGCGTGGCCCTTGCACGATCTTAGCGCAGGCGGAATCAGCGTGGCGCTCAACAGCCAGGTCGAACTGGGACTGGCGCCGCAGGTCGCGCGCGTGCACCTGGTTCTTGACGGCCATGGCATCATCGACAGTGCGGTGAATTTGCGCCACGCAACCGCTCTGACGCAGGGGCGCGGCGGCATGGCATTTCGCATCGGGCTGGGTTTCTCGGGTATGCCGGATGCAATGCGGGTGGCGATCCAGCGTTACATCATCGATGTCGAGCATGCGCGCCGCAACGCTCACGTGTCCTTTGGCACGGAGGGCTGA
- a CDS encoding flagellar brake protein, whose protein sequence is MLPSLSDDQIEDRYFLRGRMEILSVLNDLIHYREPVTVYFNGGRDFFQTILLEARADALVFDLSGDPEANRRLPASSTCLFVSHLNGIRVQFIGAQPERLSWGGSEAFRVPLPERLVRVQRRESYRILLPVAKPLMARLFAEDNGAVGEWPAHDLSVGGVGLAVIGQPPVEAGQVIARLALKLPLPVTIDCAAQVRHVTQIAERQEGDRYRIGLSFVDLAPAASVAIQRYITRIEHERRGLDTGGVGG, encoded by the coding sequence ATGCTGCCCTCACTGAGCGACGACCAGATCGAGGACCGCTATTTCCTGCGCGGCCGCATGGAAATCCTCAGCGTTCTCAATGACCTCATTCATTACCGCGAGCCCGTGACCGTGTATTTCAATGGTGGCCGTGATTTTTTTCAGACCATTCTGCTGGAGGCGCGCGCCGATGCGCTGGTGTTTGACCTGAGCGGCGACCCGGAAGCCAATCGGCGCCTGCCGGCCAGTTCCACCTGCCTGTTCGTGTCCCACCTTAATGGCATTCGCGTGCAGTTCATCGGGGCCCAGCCAGAGCGTTTATCGTGGGGTGGCAGCGAGGCGTTCCGGGTGCCACTGCCGGAGCGCCTGGTGCGCGTGCAGCGGCGCGAGAGTTACCGCATCCTGCTGCCGGTCGCCAAGCCCCTGATGGCCAGGCTGTTTGCCGAGGATAACGGCGCGGTCGGCGAATGGCCGGCACACGACTTGAGCGTGGGCGGCGTGGGCCTTGCCGTAATTGGCCAGCCGCCAGTCGAGGCGGGTCAGGTAATTGCCCGCCTGGCCCTGAAGCTGCCCTTGCCCGTCACAATCGATTGCGCCGCGCAGGTGCGTCATGTCACGCAGATCGCCGAGCGTCAGGAGGGGGATCGCTATCGCATCGGCTTGTCGTTTGTTGATTTGGCGCCGGCCGCCAGCGTGGCGATACAGCGCTATATTACGCGGATCGAGCATGAACGACGCGGCCTGGACACTGGCGGCGTGGGCGGCTGA